From Candidatus Amoebophilus asiaticus 5a2, the proteins below share one genomic window:
- a CDS encoding ribonucleoside-diphosphate reductase small subunit — translation MQTKPTSTLEPILQENKNRFVLFPIEHHDIWEFYKKAEASFWTAEEIDLGQDLKDWANLNDGERHFISHVLAFFAASDGIVNENLAENFVAEVQYTEAKFFYGFQIAVENIHSETYSLLIDTYIKDPQERDKLFNAIDTLDCVKKKADWALRWIEQASFAERLVAFAAVEGIFFSGSFCSIFWLKKRGLMPGLSFSNELISRDEGLHCDFACLLYANHLQNKLPEERVREIITDAVAIEKEFVTDALPVKLIGMNADLMSQYIEFVADRLLLELGCSKVYNATNPFDFMEMISLQGKTNFFEKRVGEYQKAGVMKKEEEKTTERFSLDIDF, via the coding sequence ATGCAAACTAAACCAACTTCAACACTAGAACCTATTTTACAGGAAAACAAAAATAGATTCGTATTATTCCCAATAGAACATCATGATATTTGGGAATTTTATAAGAAAGCAGAAGCAAGCTTTTGGACAGCTGAAGAAATTGACTTAGGGCAAGATTTAAAGGATTGGGCAAACTTGAACGATGGAGAAAGACATTTTATTTCTCACGTGCTTGCTTTCTTTGCTGCTAGCGACGGTATCGTTAACGAAAATTTAGCAGAGAATTTTGTGGCAGAGGTACAATATACAGAAGCTAAGTTTTTTTATGGCTTCCAAATAGCTGTAGAAAACATCCATTCAGAAACTTATTCTCTACTAATTGATACCTATATTAAAGATCCACAAGAAAGAGATAAATTATTCAACGCTATTGATACGCTGGATTGTGTAAAAAAGAAAGCAGATTGGGCATTGCGTTGGATCGAACAAGCTAGCTTTGCTGAGAGGCTTGTTGCTTTTGCTGCTGTAGAAGGAATATTCTTTTCTGGAAGCTTTTGCTCTATTTTTTGGCTGAAGAAAAGAGGCTTAATGCCTGGATTGAGTTTTTCTAATGAACTTATTTCTAGAGACGAAGGATTGCATTGTGATTTTGCTTGTTTGTTATATGCCAATCACCTTCAAAACAAGCTACCTGAAGAAAGAGTAAGAGAAATTATTACAGACGCTGTAGCTATTGAAAAGGAGTTTGTCACCGATGCCTTACCAGTAAAACTTATTGGTATGAATGCTGACTTGATGAGTCAATATATAGAATTTGTGGCAGACAGGCTCTTGTTAGAACTAGGCTGTTCTAAGGTGTACAATGCAACTAATCCTTTTGATTTTATGGAAATGATTTCACTACAAGGAAAAACTAATTTCTTTGAAAAACGAGTAGGAGAGTATCAAAAGGCAGGTGTTATGAAAAAAGAAGAAGAGAAAACCACAGAGAGATTCTCTTTAGATATAGACTTTTAA
- a CDS encoding ribonucleoside-diphosphate reductase subunit alpha encodes MLVVKRDGRYESVKFDKITARIEKLCTGLNTDYINPVDIAMKVIAGIYDKVTTVELDNLAAEIAASMATKHPDYTVLAARIAVSNLHKVTSESFSNTMKWLYTYIDPKTGENASLIASDVYKVIREHAALLDKTIVYKRDYDYDYFGFKTLERSYLLKINGKIVERPQHMLMRVAVGIHKEDIEAAIQTYHLLSERWFTHATPTLFNAGTPKPQLSSCFLLTMKEDSIEGIYDTLKQCAQISQSAGGIGLSIHNIRATGSYIKGTNGISNGIVPMLRNFDMTARYVDQGGGRRKGSFAIYLEPWHSDIFEFLDLRKNHGKEELRARDLFYALWIPDLFMQRVENNEEWSLFCPNESPGLADCYGEEFERLYKKYEREGKARKSVKAQELWFAILEAQIETGMPFMLYKDSANRKSNQQNLGTIKSSNLCTEIIEFTSPEEVAVCNLASIALPKFINQAGKFDHQKLYEITYVITKNLNKIIDINHYPVPEARTSNFRHRPIGIGVQGLADTFLRLRMPFDSPEARGLNKDIFETIYFAAMTASKDLAKQYGPYETFKGSPISKGIFQFDMWGVEPSSGRWDWETLRKEVQLHGVRNSLLLAPMPTASTSQILGNNECFEPYTSNIYTRRVLSGEFIVVNKHLLTDLINLGLWDENMKNELIAANGSVQRIDRIPQHIKELHRTVWEIPQKAIIDMAADRGAFICQSQSMNIHLLDANFAKLTSMHFYAWKKGLKTGLYYLRTRPAADAIKFTLQKEQALNDIPVPQKKVEQQVSMVCDAEDSEDCLVCGS; translated from the coding sequence ATGTTAGTTGTAAAAAGAGATGGTAGATACGAATCAGTTAAGTTTGATAAGATTACCGCAAGAATTGAAAAGCTTTGTACTGGCTTAAATACAGATTATATTAACCCAGTAGATATTGCTATGAAGGTTATTGCTGGTATTTATGACAAAGTAACTACAGTAGAATTAGATAACCTAGCTGCAGAAATAGCAGCTTCTATGGCTACCAAGCATCCAGATTATACTGTTTTAGCTGCACGTATTGCTGTTTCTAACCTTCATAAAGTTACTAGTGAGTCTTTTTCTAATACAATGAAGTGGCTTTATACTTATATAGATCCAAAAACAGGAGAAAACGCTTCTCTTATTGCTTCGGATGTTTATAAGGTTATTAGAGAACATGCTGCTTTACTAGATAAGACCATTGTATATAAACGTGACTATGATTATGACTACTTTGGTTTTAAGACATTAGAAAGGTCCTACCTACTCAAAATTAATGGTAAGATAGTTGAGCGGCCACAACATATGCTCATGCGTGTGGCAGTGGGTATTCATAAAGAAGATATAGAAGCAGCCATTCAAACATATCATTTACTATCAGAAAGGTGGTTTACACATGCTACACCTACACTATTTAATGCTGGTACACCCAAACCTCAGCTGTCTTCTTGTTTTCTGTTAACAATGAAAGAAGATAGCATTGAAGGAATCTATGATACCCTAAAACAATGTGCACAAATATCACAGTCTGCAGGAGGAATTGGCTTAAGCATACATAATATTCGTGCTACAGGCTCTTATATCAAAGGAACTAACGGTATTTCCAATGGTATTGTTCCCATGCTTAGAAACTTTGATATGACTGCTCGTTATGTAGATCAGGGAGGTGGAAGGAGAAAAGGAAGCTTTGCTATTTATTTAGAACCTTGGCATTCGGATATTTTTGAATTTTTAGATCTAAGGAAAAACCATGGTAAAGAAGAATTGCGTGCACGTGATCTATTCTATGCACTCTGGATTCCTGATCTGTTTATGCAGCGTGTAGAAAACAATGAAGAATGGTCGTTGTTTTGCCCGAATGAATCGCCTGGTTTAGCCGATTGTTATGGAGAAGAATTTGAAAGGCTTTATAAAAAATATGAGCGAGAAGGCAAGGCTAGGAAATCTGTGAAAGCACAAGAGTTATGGTTTGCAATTCTAGAAGCACAAATAGAAACAGGCATGCCTTTTATGCTATATAAAGATAGTGCTAACAGAAAATCAAACCAGCAGAACTTAGGTACTATCAAATCTAGTAACCTATGCACTGAGATTATAGAGTTCACTTCTCCAGAAGAAGTGGCTGTATGTAACTTGGCTTCTATTGCTTTGCCTAAGTTTATCAATCAGGCAGGTAAATTTGACCACCAGAAGCTTTATGAGATAACATATGTAATTACCAAAAACCTGAATAAGATCATTGATATCAACCATTATCCGGTACCTGAGGCAAGAACTTCTAACTTTAGACATCGGCCTATTGGTATTGGTGTACAAGGGCTGGCAGATACCTTCCTTCGGTTACGTATGCCGTTTGATTCTCCTGAGGCACGTGGATTAAATAAAGATATATTTGAAACCATTTATTTTGCAGCTATGACCGCTTCTAAGGACTTAGCTAAACAATACGGTCCTTATGAAACTTTCAAAGGTTCTCCTATTTCAAAAGGTATATTCCAATTTGATATGTGGGGCGTTGAACCTAGCTCTGGTAGATGGGATTGGGAAACTTTAAGAAAAGAGGTTCAACTTCATGGTGTACGTAACTCATTACTACTAGCACCTATGCCAACTGCATCTACCTCGCAAATACTAGGCAATAATGAATGTTTTGAGCCATATACCTCTAACATTTATACTAGAAGGGTACTTTCAGGTGAGTTTATTGTTGTCAATAAGCATCTTTTAACCGATCTAATTAACTTAGGATTATGGGATGAGAATATGAAAAACGAGTTAATTGCAGCAAATGGCTCAGTACAGCGTATAGATCGTATACCGCAACATATTAAGGAATTACATAGAACTGTATGGGAGATTCCACAAAAGGCAATTATTGATATGGCAGCTGATAGAGGCGCCTTTATCTGTCAAAGCCAAAGCATGAACATACATCTGTTAGATGCTAATTTTGCTAAGCTTACTTCCATGCATTTCTATGCCTGGAAAAAGGGGCTTAAAACGGGTTTATATTATCTAAGAACCAGGCCAGCTGCTGATGCTATTAAATTTACTTTGCAAAAAGAGCAGGCATTGAATGATATACCTGTACCTCAGAAAAAGGTTGAGCAGCAAGTCTCTATGGTATGTGATGCAGAAGATTCTGAAGATTGCTTAGTATGTGGAAGCTAA
- a CDS encoding IS5-like element ISCaa3 family transposase (programmed frameshift), which produces MENSHLKTLKPEEFRRLTGVKAETFAKMLAIIQKAIQTKKAKVGRPNKLSCEQMFLMTLEYLRGYRTYFHISKSYGISESNCYYTIRFIEEALIKSGQFTLPGRKALLKSDMEYAVILIDATESPIERPKKKQRYYYSGKKKRHTLKTQLVVDKQTRAIICSSFSNGKRHDFRLFKESKVHISQHSQAIVDTGYQGLKRLHDKSLMPKKRSKKHPLTKADKRSNQQLASQRVLSEHIIGMLKRFKILAERYRNRRKRFGLRFNLIAGIYNYELLC; this is translated from the exons ATGGAAAACAGTCATCTAAAAACCTTAAAGCCAGAAGAATTCCGTCGCTTAACAGGCGTAAAGGCTGAGACCTTTGCCAAAATGTTAGCTATCATACAGAAAGCCATTCAAACAAAGAAAGCTAAAGTAGGGCGGCCTAATAAACTGAGTTGTGAACAAATGTTTTTAATGACTTTAGAATATTTAAGAGGATACCGCACATACTTCCATATTTCAAAAAGTTATGGAATAAGTGAGAGTAATTGCTATTATACCATCCGTTTTATTGAAGAGGCGTTAATTAAAAGTGGTCAATTCACTTTACCAGGCCGTAAAGCATTGTTAAAAAGCGATATGGAATATGCAGTAATCTTAATAGATGCTACAGAGAGCCCCATTGAGCGGCCTA AAAAAAAGCAGCGATATTACTACTCAGGTAAAAAGAAACGACATACACTAAAGACGCAACTAGTTGTCGATAAGCAAACGCGAGCCATAATATGTAGTAGTTTTTCAAATGGAAAGCGGCATGACTTTCGCTTGTTTAAGGAATCTAAGGTACATATAAGCCAGCATAGTCAAGCCATAGTAGATACAGGCTATCAAGGGTTAAAGAGGCTACATGACAAATCGCTTATGCCTAAAAAACGCAGTAAAAAGCATCCTTTGACCAAAGCCGATAAGAGGAGTAATCAGCAATTAGCCAGCCAAAGGGTCCTTAGCGAGCATATAATTGGTATGCTCAAGCGGTTTAAAATTTTAGCGGAGCGTTACAGAAATAGGAGAAAAAGATTTGGGCTACGCTTTAATCTTATTGCTGGAATTTATAACTATGAACTTTTATGTTAA
- a CDS encoding F-box protein: MYKSVVIFFVMSLVLASCRTKLNSPAMKDSVEHDASKDIEETIELPDEVMLQVFSELSVKDILQASQVCKRW, from the coding sequence ATGTATAAATCAGTAGTTATATTTTTTGTCATGAGCTTAGTGCTAGCTTCCTGCCGGACTAAACTTAACTCTCCAGCAATGAAAGATAGTGTTGAACATGATGCAAGTAAGGATATAGAAGAGACAATAGAATTACCTGATGAAGTTATGCTACAAGTTTTTAGTGAGCTATCTGTCAAAGATATTTTACAAGCAAGTCAGGTATGCAAACGTTGGTAA
- a CDS encoding flavin-containing monooxygenase: MLILASYKSPQKKQVLIIGGGPSGLVAAKSALECGLEPIVLEKDNVIGGAWKPHKGLMWNSMTTNSSRYTTMFSDFPWQPGTADFPNQRDVHNYLVAYADKFGITKHIHLESEVLHVKRSQKKWQVTWKEVGKKKQQKFDFVIVATGMFSKPYMPHLKGMEEFKGKIIHSKDYKSPEAFEHKRVVIVGGAYSGSQIATDISKNVSYVLNVISRPMYILQRYIKAHPNGSEMPVDFTFYNREEKINELNLTVQEKNRRAHKFYSELCHNQANICKLLAIDPNTGSSPYVTISDTYLEDIQAGRVEVTLNKIARLDKEGIVFNNGERQPADVIIFCTGYQLDLSFLDPVIQKELTFSPEDRLQPVLLHKNVLHPKLPNMAFVGIYRGTYWGVMELQARWANMIFGEMLPLPSTKTMLEGISHELVIRTQKPRPQFPHDTYAELLEDLGKEIGVLPNMNALKLEDPQLYEEMMKTPIIPAHYRLTGFGKNPAVARQIIDELYQFMQKDNVHKQAEVFPTAGNTDNIEGAINL; encoded by the coding sequence GTGCTAATACTGGCATCTTACAAATCTCCACAAAAAAAACAGGTCCTTATTATTGGAGGAGGCCCGTCTGGGTTAGTAGCTGCAAAATCAGCTCTAGAATGTGGCTTAGAACCAATAGTATTAGAGAAAGATAATGTTATAGGAGGAGCTTGGAAGCCACACAAAGGACTTATGTGGAATTCTATGACAACAAACAGCTCACGGTATACAACCATGTTTTCAGATTTCCCCTGGCAACCAGGCACAGCTGATTTTCCTAATCAGCGCGATGTTCATAATTATTTGGTTGCTTATGCTGACAAATTTGGAATTACCAAACATATACACCTAGAGAGTGAAGTTCTCCACGTAAAGCGATCACAAAAAAAGTGGCAAGTTACTTGGAAAGAGGTAGGTAAGAAGAAGCAACAGAAATTTGATTTTGTTATTGTAGCTACAGGTATGTTTTCTAAACCTTATATGCCCCATTTAAAAGGCATGGAGGAGTTCAAAGGTAAAATCATTCATAGTAAAGATTATAAATCTCCAGAAGCATTTGAACATAAACGAGTTGTTATAGTAGGAGGGGCTTATAGTGGTAGCCAAATTGCTACAGACATTTCTAAAAATGTAAGTTATGTGCTCAACGTTATCAGTCGTCCTATGTACATACTACAGCGCTATATCAAAGCCCATCCAAATGGCTCTGAAATGCCAGTAGATTTTACTTTTTATAATCGAGAAGAAAAGATAAATGAACTAAATCTTACTGTACAAGAAAAAAATAGAAGAGCTCATAAATTCTATAGTGAACTTTGTCATAACCAAGCCAATATTTGTAAATTATTAGCCATAGATCCTAATACTGGCTCTTCACCTTATGTAACTATTTCAGACACTTATTTAGAAGATATTCAGGCAGGAAGAGTAGAAGTTACCCTTAATAAAATTGCTAGATTAGATAAAGAAGGTATTGTATTTAATAATGGTGAACGACAACCTGCTGATGTGATTATATTCTGTACAGGGTATCAACTTGACTTGTCTTTTTTAGACCCTGTTATACAAAAAGAATTGACTTTTTCTCCAGAAGACCGTTTACAGCCAGTATTATTACATAAAAATGTTTTACACCCTAAACTACCTAATATGGCTTTTGTAGGAATCTACCGAGGAACTTATTGGGGTGTTATGGAGTTACAAGCACGCTGGGCCAATATGATATTTGGTGAAATGTTGCCGCTTCCTTCTACAAAAACTATGTTAGAAGGCATTAGCCATGAGTTAGTTATTAGAACACAAAAGCCAAGACCACAATTTCCTCACGATACTTATGCTGAGTTACTTGAAGATCTAGGTAAAGAAATTGGAGTCCTTCCTAATATGAATGCTTTAAAACTAGAAGATCCTCAACTATATGAAGAAATGATGAAAACTCCTATCATACCAGCTCATTATAGATTAACTGGCTTTGGTAAGAATCCTGCTGTAGCTAGACAAATTATTGATGAACTCTACCAGTTTATGCAAAAAGATAATGTCCACAAACAAGCAGAAGTTTTCCCAACTGCTGGTAATACAGATAATATAGAAGGTGCTATAAACTTATAA
- a CDS encoding leucine-rich repeat domain-containing protein, which produces MMYNSFRQNTKVVIHLLLILLLLESCKENNIPRPNTEEKKNKTSLEPNIVPIDGTTPNESVALISFHNINSSPPIAYNKYSNTSSVHLECDQSPSNYCYPKQNLSAVQKEEKHITEKELYEQYITGIRYYNTKDYQEAYEIFKEVAEQGYAKAQHKIGIMYMDGEYVEKDATIALGYLKKASEQGDKYAKESLWLLKYTLKEEKIRKNRAIAEHNYKLGMQFYYDDQEKDEAKAAECFTIAAKKGHNKAQYELGLLFFKGEGVSKNNQKAMKWLRRASKQGNREAKEKLHILALLVNLTINSSQDSWKKLFVNIGASEYWRMLLINPCKIDINSDMLKYSGFYSIETPDNIMAGIFHYINCHQLSMRSLHLQGRDIRLAPYINQCTSLEELSLTFNNLSRLPAYFSTLLTGLKKLNLSNNKFEEFPVCIERLTNLCELDLSCNRITFLPYSIDKLKHLRKLDISSNRLQTLPSSILNNDVSLKISVTQNPWLTKKELCPISLLAAKNIMYSKLPYSLQTLCANTILLYIKKSKADLRLSRPRKMWQDIINKLLCIEEDQLTIPSFVEEEIYTKLPKELSPRELPVLIKKEYEKKIDPLIIFFEKMNDQEVPFYVSNIMCTPSDINRVFEQYKKRDLPLFYLQKYLKSK; this is translated from the coding sequence ATGATGTATAATTCTTTCAGACAAAACACAAAAGTAGTTATTCATTTATTATTAATCCTCTTGCTATTAGAGAGCTGTAAAGAAAATAATATCCCTAGGCCTAATACTGAAGAGAAAAAAAATAAGACTTCCCTTGAACCGAATATAGTACCTATAGATGGCACTACTCCAAATGAAAGTGTCGCTTTAATTAGTTTTCATAATATAAACTCATCCCCTCCAATAGCATACAATAAATATTCGAACACCTCTTCTGTACACTTGGAATGTGATCAGAGTCCCTCAAACTATTGCTATCCAAAACAAAACTTGTCTGCTGTACAAAAGGAAGAAAAACATATAACCGAAAAAGAGTTGTATGAACAGTACATAACAGGCATTCGCTATTATAACACAAAAGATTACCAAGAAGCATATGAAATCTTCAAAGAGGTTGCCGAGCAAGGTTATGCAAAAGCCCAACACAAAATTGGAATAATGTATATGGATGGAGAATACGTGGAGAAAGATGCAACAATAGCACTTGGTTATCTTAAGAAAGCTAGTGAACAGGGTGATAAATATGCAAAAGAATCACTATGGTTGTTAAAGTACACCCTTAAGGAAGAGAAAATCAGAAAAAATAGAGCTATTGCCGAGCACAACTATAAACTAGGCATGCAGTTTTATTATGATGACCAAGAAAAAGATGAGGCAAAGGCAGCCGAATGCTTTACAATAGCTGCTAAAAAAGGGCACAACAAAGCACAATATGAGTTAGGACTTTTATTTTTTAAAGGAGAAGGGGTTTCCAAAAACAACCAGAAAGCAATGAAGTGGCTTAGAAGGGCTAGCAAACAAGGAAATAGAGAAGCTAAAGAAAAGCTTCATATATTAGCTTTATTAGTGAACCTTACCATAAATAGTTCTCAAGATTCGTGGAAGAAACTATTTGTAAATATAGGGGCTTCTGAGTATTGGCGTATGCTTTTGATTAATCCTTGTAAAATTGATATTAATTCAGACATGTTAAAGTACAGTGGATTTTATAGTATAGAGACACCTGATAATATAATGGCAGGTATATTTCATTATATAAATTGCCATCAACTGTCTATGCGTTCCTTGCATCTACAAGGAAGAGATATTAGACTTGCCCCCTACATTAATCAATGTACTAGTTTAGAGGAACTTAGCTTAACCTTTAATAACTTAAGTAGGCTACCTGCCTATTTTAGCACACTACTTACAGGGCTAAAAAAATTAAATCTATCTAACAATAAATTTGAAGAATTTCCTGTTTGCATAGAGCGTCTTACAAACTTATGTGAACTTGATTTAAGTTGTAATAGAATTACCTTTCTACCTTATTCTATAGATAAGCTAAAGCACTTACGTAAGCTTGATATCTCGAGTAATCGTTTACAGACTCTTCCTAGTTCTATTTTAAATAATGATGTAAGCTTAAAAATAAGTGTAACTCAAAATCCTTGGCTTACAAAGAAGGAATTATGTCCCATATCTCTACTGGCCGCAAAAAATATTATGTATTCTAAACTACCCTACAGTCTGCAGACGCTTTGTGCAAATACCATACTTTTATATATAAAGAAAAGTAAAGCTGACTTACGGCTTTCCAGACCTAGAAAGATGTGGCAGGACATTATAAATAAATTATTATGTATAGAAGAAGATCAGCTAACAATCCCTAGCTTTGTAGAAGAAGAGATATATACTAAACTGCCGAAAGAGCTATCGCCTAGGGAATTGCCTGTTTTAATTAAAAAAGAATATGAAAAGAAAATAGATCCTTTAATTATTTTTTTTGAAAAAATGAATGATCAAGAAGTTCCATTTTATGTATCAAATATAATGTGTACCCCAAGTGATATTAATCGTGTTTTTGAGCAGTATAAGAAGAGAGATCTTCCCTTATTTTATTTGCAGAAATACTTGAAAAGTAAATAA
- a CDS encoding F-box protein, producing the protein MSKHSSFLKVLFLICSITIFLQSCNLENLPPAIAQQKVTTHQAAKRTFIRKAKRNYSNAKTNMPLVPKDGTKVIVIEDDSTSKVAFLKKEEVNALKIPDEKERSSASLMQPAKRKREQIIDLTATEEETSITASESIDTDGPLKKKTRQGKLNFLDLPTELLEEVVSYLSYKEAMITRELNHHFYSLITGYEQVGKVGVDNKPDRSIPQAKWSSIKQLDFKKYTNKLSSMPSFIFYQFLREVKNLPPIYWPYLADTQVHTVNLSLNKIGCEGVALLGKCLQSSKVRAVLLWSNLIKAKGAQAFAKSLAVNKTIRKIDLSSNQLQAAGAAALTKHLPKQIKTIHLTSNQIKDEGAIEVAKNIKLIELDEMNLERNRIGDKGIIGIIENIQSSLLKRIYLGGNEITDKGIIEMSDKLKNTILEEISLVSNKITNKGALALIKGCQGTNIQKINLSHNKGITDEGILEVAKELEGTQLEEIGLKPINLLKRETQALLREQYPHIKWIFS; encoded by the coding sequence ATGAGCAAGCATTCATCTTTTCTAAAAGTATTATTCCTAATTTGTAGTATAACTATCTTTCTGCAGAGTTGTAACTTGGAAAATTTACCTCCTGCGATTGCACAACAAAAAGTAACTACTCATCAAGCAGCTAAAAGAACTTTCATTAGAAAGGCAAAAAGGAATTATTCAAACGCTAAAACTAACATGCCACTTGTGCCGAAAGATGGTACAAAAGTAATAGTAATAGAAGATGATAGCACGTCTAAAGTTGCATTTCTTAAAAAGGAAGAGGTTAATGCACTTAAAATACCTGATGAGAAAGAGCGTTCGTCAGCAAGTCTCATGCAGCCAGCTAAACGAAAGAGAGAGCAGATAATTGACTTAACTGCTACAGAAGAAGAAACCTCCATAACAGCATCAGAAAGTATAGATACAGATGGGCCTCTTAAAAAGAAGACCAGACAGGGAAAACTAAACTTTCTAGACCTACCCACAGAGCTATTAGAAGAAGTGGTATCGTACTTATCTTATAAAGAGGCTATGATTACAAGAGAGCTTAATCATCATTTTTATAGCCTTATAACTGGCTATGAGCAAGTAGGCAAAGTAGGAGTAGACAATAAACCAGACCGAAGTATACCACAAGCTAAGTGGTCCTCTATAAAACAGTTAGATTTTAAAAAATATACAAATAAGCTTAGTAGTATGCCTAGCTTTATTTTTTATCAATTTTTAAGAGAAGTAAAAAATTTACCCCCTATATACTGGCCATATTTAGCAGATACTCAAGTGCATACAGTTAACCTTTCTCTTAATAAAATAGGATGTGAAGGGGTAGCACTATTAGGAAAATGTTTGCAAAGCAGCAAGGTCCGTGCTGTACTATTGTGGTCAAATCTAATAAAAGCAAAAGGAGCGCAAGCATTTGCAAAATCCTTAGCTGTAAATAAAACTATAAGAAAAATTGATTTAAGCAGCAATCAATTGCAAGCTGCAGGTGCAGCAGCTCTAACCAAACATCTGCCAAAACAAATAAAAACTATACATCTAACAAGTAATCAGATAAAAGATGAAGGTGCTATAGAAGTTGCTAAAAACATAAAACTTATAGAGTTAGACGAAATGAATCTTGAGAGAAACAGGATAGGAGATAAAGGAATAATAGGTATAATAGAAAATATACAGAGCAGTTTACTAAAAAGGATTTATCTAGGAGGAAATGAGATAACAGATAAAGGTATTATCGAAATGTCTGATAAACTAAAGAATACTATTTTAGAAGAAATTTCTTTAGTTAGTAATAAAATAACTAATAAAGGTGCATTAGCGCTTATTAAAGGCTGCCAAGGTACAAACATTCAAAAAATTAATCTAAGTCACAATAAGGGAATAACAGATGAAGGGATACTGGAAGTTGCTAAAGAGTTAGAGGGCACTCAACTAGAAGAGATAGGGTTGAAACCTATTAATCTTTTAAAAAGAGAGACTCAAGCACTGTTAAGAGAACAATATCCTCATATAAAATGGATATTTTCTTAA